The following is a genomic window from uncultured Hyphomonas sp..
ATGGCCGGAAGAAAAATGGGCGCTGCTCCGCAGAGCAGCGCCGCAGTTGTCCAGGCACCAGGAGGAAACAATCCCGAACACTCAGAAATTCGCGCCGAAGCGAATTCCGACATAACGCTGGTGATCGCGCGGTACGTATTGGTAGGTGAACCCGCCGAACAGTCCCAATTCGGAAATCGATGTGACATAGTTCTCATCGAACAAGTTGTTGACGAAGACCGACGCCTGGTACCGGCCATCCTTGTCCTCGATTCCGATCGAAGCGTTCACGATGGCGCGGGCATCTTCTCGCGTGTCCGGGTTCTGGTTCAGTGAGAACGTGATGTCGTCCTGCCAGTATCCGCTGGCCTGCACGAAGCCATCGAATGGCATCGAGCTGAACGGGACGCGCTGGCGGCCGAAGAATGTGATGCGCAGGTCAGGAGAGTATGGCAGCTCTGCGCCCGCAAGGTCCTGGTTCCCGTTCACGCAGCCTTCAGCGGCGGTCTGGCCGGGATAGCAGGGACCTGCCGGGAAGCTGTCAATCGTTGCATCGATCAGGGCGAAGCCGAGGCTGACATCGGTCAGATCGGTCGGGCGGCCCATCAGTTCCCCTTCGACCCCTTCGGTGGAGACATCGCCCGCATTGATCAGCAGTGTTGCGATTTCACCCGGCAGCTGGGCCTGCGACTGGAAATTCTTGAAGTCCGTATGGAAGGCCGCGAAATTCGCTGCCCACCGGCCATCCGGCGTCGTCAGTTTGAGGCCGATTTCGTAGGCATCGGATTCCTCGGCGTCGACCGGATCTTCCCCCTGGACGGACGCGAATGCGATCGTGGTCGCACGGCCCTTATAGCCCCGGGAGTAGCTCGCATAAGCATTGACATAATCATTGAAGGAATGGCGCAAGCCGACATTGCCCACCACGGCCGTGTCACTGACACCGCCTGTAAAGTCAGCCAGGGTGCCTTGCACCCCGCCGAGTGACAGGTCTCCCGGGATCAGGACATTTGTTGGATCGCGAAGGGCGGTCCAATCGACATCTTCTGTCAGGATACGCGCGCCGCCGAACAGCGACGTCTGGTCATTGAAATAATAATTCCCGCTCGCAAAGGCCGCATAATAGGTGTTCTCGACGGAGCCATCGAACTGGCCCGACTGAGCAATATTCCCTGCCGGGATGGCAATTTCGAGCCGGCGTTCGAAATGCCGGGTCAGGTCAAGATAGTAGGCGAACGCGCCAATAAGAAAATCATAGTTCCCCATGTCCGGCGAAGCGAGCCGGATTTCCTGGGTATACTGATCAAGACTGGTCGCTCCGCTGTTCAGGTCGAAAGTCAGCAAGCCGCCGGGAAGCGGATCCTCGTTGGACATGCCGTCAACATCAAGATTGTTGGCAAAGTCCCAGGACCGCCAGGCCGACACCGAGGTCAGAGTGAAATCATTGTCGAATTTGTATTCGGCCTTGGCGGACAGGCCGGCCTGTTCCGTGGTCGCATACGTGTCGGCATTGGCCCTGAGCGACGTATTTGTCTCGCTGGGAACAACAGGCGCCAGCTGCTCGAGATAGGCGGGGTTACTGGCCGAACGAATCGTCACGACGGGTTCCGATTCGGATTCGCGATAATCGCCGATAAGCGTCACCGTCAGCTTGTCCGTGGGGTCGAACTGCAGCTTGCCCCGCAGACCCCAGCTTTCACTGCCGCCGACGCGTTCGCCGTTTGCAACATTACGGATGTGCCCGTCATAGTCATTGGTGAATGCGCTCAGGCGGAAGCCGGCCGTATCGGAAATCGGACCGGAAAGCGTGCCGCGAACACTGTAGGCATTGTCCTCCTCGGCCAGCTCGACATCGAACCCGCCGGTGAGCGTTTTGCTCGGTGCTTTGGTGGTGACAGAGACAACACCCGCAGACGCATTCTTGCCGAACAGCGTGCTCTGAGGGCCGCGCAGGACTTCGACACGCTGGATGTCGATGAGGTCCTGGAAGCCCTGTCCCGAACGGGCCATCAGAACATCGTCGATGACGATCGAAACGGACGGCTCAACAGCAGACGAGAATACCGATGTCCCGAGACCCCGGATGCTGACCGAGCTGTTGGATTCATTGTTGCCTTTCAGAAGCGTCAGGCTAGGGGTCAGATCCGAAAGCGTGTCGACGGAACTCGTCCCGGTCGATTCGAGGATGTCATCGGAAAGGACCGAAACGGCAACAGGGACTTCCTGGAGCGTTTGCTCTCTCCGGGTTGCCGTTACCTTGACCGTGTCGAGCTTCTTGACGGCATCGCCCGCCTGAGCGGCTGCGACGGGCGTCAGCGCCGTGGCCCCGATCAGGCCGGCAATGGCAAAACGAGAAACGCTACGTGCGTGACGTGAATTCATAATTTTCCTCCCGCGGTCTGGCTCACTTCCGGCCGACCTTGTCTGATCCCTAACTCTTTCGGTCACGGCAAATTGTCAATAGTTTTTTATTTTTTTAAAAAATGAAAAATATCAATTATTTTGATTTTTGGATTTTTCTGTCACTATGGCGTGAACTGTGCATGGAAAGCGCAATCCAAAAGAAGACGTGCGCATGCCGGAGCGTTCGGGAAACCCGAGGGGCCATCAGGCTGTTTTTAGCCCGGTGAGCCTTGGGAAGGGCGATCCGATCTGGAATGAATTTTGTTAGTCGGGACTCATGATGCCAGCGAAAACCGCAGAAGAAGTTAGGCTGCAGATCAAGCGGGAATATGACGGTTACAGCAAGCAATTGCGAATCGTCGCGCAGTATATTCTGGATCATCCGAACGAAATCGGACTGGAAACCGTTACGGTCGTGGCAGAACGCATGGGCGTTCAGCCTTCGACGGTTGTCAGGCTGGCCAAGGCGCTTGGCTTTGATGGGGCGTCGCAGCTGCAGAGGCTTTTCAAGGAGGAAGTCGTCAGCGGTGCAGGGGCGCTCGGTTACAAGGAACGTATTCGCCAGTACCAGGCGCCGAAATCCGGAGGCGGATCGGATCATTTTTCAAGCGTGCTCGATGAAGCGCTGGAGTGCGGGATACTGGGGCTTGAAGATCTTCGCCACTCAATGAGCGCCAAGGATATTGCCAAGGCGGTCCAGCTCATCCAGTCCGCAGACACCCTGTTCGTCGCCGGATTCCAGAGATCCTTTCCGGTCGCGGCATATCTGTCCTATGCGCTTCAGAGACTGAGAAAGAACACTGTCTTTATCGATGGCGCCGGCGGTCTTTATGAGCATCAGATCGAGTTTTCGACCAAGGATGACCTGTTGATCGCCGTCGGATTCAATCCGTATTCAGATCAGATCGTTTCGACCCTGGATCAGGCAAAGCGAAACAAAATGAAAATTCTTGGAATCAGCGACAGTCATGTGAGTCCTGTCGTCGTCGGCTCAAATGCGCAGTTCATCGTCCATGACCCGGTTGTCCGGGGCTTCCGGACTTTGACCTCGTCGATGACGCTCGCACAGGCCATCGTGCTCGCCTACGCATTCAACGAAACAAAAGCGTAGCGAAATCCGCCCGATTGTATCGGAATTTGTCGCTGGACGGCCGAATGCGGAAGTTCGGCACTTTTTGTTTGCAGGAGAGAATTGAAATATATATTGCATAATGCAATTAAATAAAAAGAACGTATAACAAAGGGGCAGGATGTTCAGCATGGCGGATGCGCGGCGCAATCTTGATGTCATTACTATTGGGCGCGCAGGTGTCGATCTCTACGGACAGCAGGTCGGGGGGCGGCTGGAGGACGTCCAGAGTTTCTCGAAATACCTGGGCGGGTGTCCGGCCAACATCGCTGTCGGCACGGCTCGCCTGGGTTTGAATTCTGCGATCTTCACCCGGGTGGGCGATGATCATATGGGCAGGTTCCTGCTGGAAGAGTTCGGCCGGGAAGGCGTGTCCTGTGACGGTGTCACGAAGGATCCTGACCGGCTGACAGCGTTGGTCATCCTGGGGATCAGGGACAAGGAGACGTTTCCGCTGATCTTCTACCGGGAAAATTGTGCTGACATGGCGCTCGCGGAGCAGGATGTCCGTGAGGACATGATCGCGGACTCGCAATCAATCCTCATCACCGGGACTCACATGTCGACGGATAGCAGCCGGGCTACGAGCAGGAAGGCAGTGCAGCTCGCAAAAAGACACAATACCAGAATTATCCTCGATGTGGACTATCGTCCCGTGCTCTGGGGTCTGACCGCTCCGTCCCTTGGTGAAGAGCGATATGTGCCGGATTCCGCGGTCACAGAAGTCCTGCAGGCATTCGCGCCGGATTGTGACCTGATCGTCGGTACGGAAGAGGAGCTGCACATCCTCGGTGGATCGACCGACACGTTCGAAGCAATGCGTTTCATTCGGACACTCAGTGATGCGACCATCGTCTGCAAACGCGGCGAGCAAGGCTGCACAGTCTTTACCGACAAGATTCCTGACTCTTTCGATCAGGGCGTGTCGGGAGAAGGGTTCAAGGTCGACGTCTTCAATGTGCTTGGCGCGGGGGATGCCTTCATGAGCGGCTTCCTCCGGGGCTGGCTGCGTGATCAGCCATTGGAGGAATGCTGCAGGCTCGCGAACG
Proteins encoded in this region:
- a CDS encoding MurR/RpiR family transcriptional regulator gives rise to the protein MMPAKTAEEVRLQIKREYDGYSKQLRIVAQYILDHPNEIGLETVTVVAERMGVQPSTVVRLAKALGFDGASQLQRLFKEEVVSGAGALGYKERIRQYQAPKSGGGSDHFSSVLDEALECGILGLEDLRHSMSAKDIAKAVQLIQSADTLFVAGFQRSFPVAAYLSYALQRLRKNTVFIDGAGGLYEHQIEFSTKDDLLIAVGFNPYSDQIVSTLDQAKRNKMKILGISDSHVSPVVVGSNAQFIVHDPVVRGFRTLTSSMTLAQAIVLAYAFNETKA
- a CDS encoding TonB-dependent receptor, producing MNSRHARSVSRFAIAGLIGATALTPVAAAQAGDAVKKLDTVKVTATRREQTLQEVPVAVSVLSDDILESTGTSSVDTLSDLTPSLTLLKGNNESNSSVSIRGLGTSVFSSAVEPSVSIVIDDVLMARSGQGFQDLIDIQRVEVLRGPQSTLFGKNASAGVVSVTTKAPSKTLTGGFDVELAEEDNAYSVRGTLSGPISDTAGFRLSAFTNDYDGHIRNVANGERVGGSESWGLRGKLQFDPTDKLTVTLIGDYRESESEPVVTIRSASNPAYLEQLAPVVPSETNTSLRANADTYATTEQAGLSAKAEYKFDNDFTLTSVSAWRSWDFANNLDVDGMSNEDPLPGGLLTFDLNSGATSLDQYTQEIRLASPDMGNYDFLIGAFAYYLDLTRHFERRLEIAIPAGNIAQSGQFDGSVENTYYAAFASGNYYFNDQTSLFGGARILTEDVDWTALRDPTNVLIPGDLSLGGVQGTLADFTGGVSDTAVVGNVGLRHSFNDYVNAYASYSRGYKGRATTIAFASVQGEDPVDAEESDAYEIGLKLTTPDGRWAANFAAFHTDFKNFQSQAQLPGEIATLLINAGDVSTEGVEGELMGRPTDLTDVSLGFALIDATIDSFPAGPCYPGQTAAEGCVNGNQDLAGAELPYSPDLRITFFGRQRVPFSSMPFDGFVQASGYWQDDITFSLNQNPDTREDARAIVNASIGIEDKDGRYQASVFVNNLFDENYVTSISELGLFGGFTYQYVPRDHQRYVGIRFGANF